The window ACAGGTCTTTGATTTCCTTATGAATCGCCTCAAACTTAGTATCAGTTTTATCTGATAGGTCTTTAACTTCCTTACGAACTGCTTCAAACTTGCTCTCGGTCTTATCTGATAAGTCTTTAATTTCCTTATGAACCGCATCAAACCTGGCATCGGTTTTATCTGACAGGTCTTTGATCTCTTTATGAACTGTGTCAAACCTAGCATCGGTCTTATCTGATAGATCTTTGATTCCCTTATGAACTGCTTCAAACTTACTATCGGTCTTATCTGATAGATCTTTAATTTCCTTACGAATCGCCTCAAACTTAGTATCAGTTTTATCGGATAGGTCTTTGATCTCCTTATGAACTGTGTCAAACCTAGCATCGACCCTGTCAAATTTTGCATCCATGCGATCTCTTACATCGTTTATTTGTTGTGATAGATAAAAATATCCTGATTCATAAATCTTGGGTTCATGAGTTTCGTTTTGCCGTTGTTCACCATTACCGCCGGCAATTTCTTTTTCTGCCACGCTCATCACCCCTTCCTCCGCTTAAAACCATTATATCATTAATTACCGTAAGTTTCCATAAAGCCTTCCATTTCTCTGTTCTTTCAAACAGGCTTAAAGCTTATGTAAAAAAATCCGGCATAGCATATCAAAAGGCACCGGGAGTGATAAGGTAATGTTAGAGCTTTCAAATGTGAATGAATTAAAAAGGCGAATAATTCAGGTTCCTAATTATTCGCCAACTCTTTTTTATTTATCTCAGTTCTTCTTCTATCACTTGGGCAACAGATTTTGCTACTTTTTCGATTAAATCTTGCTGTTCACCTTCTACCATTACACGAATAAGGGGTTCTGTGCCTGAGGGGCGAACTAAAATTCTACCTCTGTCCCCTAACAAAGCTTCATTTTCTTTTATGACTTTTTGTATATGCTCATTTGTGTCATAGCCTGTCTTGTCTGCTACTCTTACATTTATCAGAACTTGGGGGTACACCTTCATTACTTGCCTTAGCTCGGAAAGCTTTTTGCCTTCATCTACCATTACATTGAGAAGATTTACGCCGCTTATCATTCCATCTCCTGTAGTATGATAGTTTAAGAAGATTACATGGCCTGATTGCTCTCCACCCAAAGTGTATCCGCTCTTTAGCATCTCTTCTAGAACATAGCGATCGCCGACTTTAGTGCGGACTAAATTTATACCTGCCTTCTTCAGTGCCACTTCAAGACCCATGTTGCTCATTACTGTAGCTACTACAGTATCTTTTTTTAAGAGTCCTTTATTTTTAAGATATATGCCACATATAGCTAAAACATGATCACCGTCGACTATCTCTCCCTTTTCGTCAACTGCAATCAGTCTATCCGCGTCTCCATCAAATGACAGCCCAACATCTGCTCCAATTTTTTTAACATACTCGCAAAGGCTTTCCGGATGGGTGGAACCGCAATTAACATTTATATTAGTGCCATCTGGCTCATTATTTATTATGTAGACATCCGCCCCCAGTTCTTGTAAAATCATGGGTGCTACTTGGTAAGATGCTCCATTGGCACAGTCAACTGCTACTTTTAAACCTTTAAATCTGGTGTTGTCTCCTATTACAGATTTCACAAAGTCTATGTAGTGCCTTGCCGCATCATCTTTTGTATAGATTCTGCCAACGTTCGGACCAATCGGTGTGTTAATAGTGCCACTTTCATCATCCAGCAATGCTTCGATCTCATCTTCTAAAGCATCGGGCAGCTTATATCCGTCTTTATTGAAAAATTTTATGCCATTGTATTCTACGGGATTATGAGAAGCCGATATTACAGCTCCTGCATCAGCATTAAAGTAACGTGTAAGATAGGCTATTGCAGGTGTTGGCATTACCCCGACTTTTAAAACGTCAGCACCTTGTGAGCATATGCCGGCCGCCAGTGCAGCCTCTAACATATCTCCGGATATTCGCGTATCTTTGCCAACTACAATAATTGGCTTCTCATGAAG is drawn from Tepidanaerobacter syntrophicus and contains these coding sequences:
- the glmM gene encoding phosphoglucosamine mutase; its protein translation is MKPRLFGTDGVRGVANKDLSPLLAFKLGRAGAHVLSKLHEKPIIVVGKDTRISGDMLEAALAAGICSQGADVLKVGVMPTPAIAYLTRYFNADAGAVISASHNPVEYNGIKFFNKDGYKLPDALEDEIEALLDDESGTINTPIGPNVGRIYTKDDAARHYIDFVKSVIGDNTRFKGLKVAVDCANGASYQVAPMILQELGADVYIINNEPDGTNINVNCGSTHPESLCEYVKKIGADVGLSFDGDADRLIAVDEKGEIVDGDHVLAICGIYLKNKGLLKKDTVVATVMSNMGLEVALKKAGINLVRTKVGDRYVLEEMLKSGYTLGGEQSGHVIFLNYHTTGDGMISGVNLLNVMVDEGKKLSELRQVMKVYPQVLINVRVADKTGYDTNEHIQKVIKENEALLGDRGRILVRPSGTEPLIRVMVEGEQQDLIEKVAKSVAQVIEEELR